One Pseudorhodoplanes sinuspersici DNA segment encodes these proteins:
- a CDS encoding TonB-dependent siderophore receptor: MRGKNENKLGLHVVSAFGFAFLTVLANSEGQAQTTSITLDPIDVQSSRRGATRSAPGEQAPAPAQQDQQSPYGPGEGYTASRSATGTKTDTPISEIPQSISVVTQEEIRDQGAQTVQEALRYVPGTFADAYGPDSRGDYPRVRGSDPNIYLDGMRAINTWKFMEWRPDPYTLSRIEVLRGPASVLYGDMTTAGLINMVSKLPQAFSHNEIGVQYGSFNRKQVQFDSTGKLTTDGQWLYRLIGVFRDSDYQTDYVKNDRILIQPAITWKPTNDTSWTLLGFYQKDLTGSSTAFLPHVGTVYPGAFGFIPVNRFVGEPGFDRYQVTTGAASSIFEHMFSENFKIRQSTRYMHTNGMYHTMYPDLATYDPTTGKTGRSVWMDNVVRNSITSDTNAQLKFSTGPVEHKVLAGFDYRLLTDNGENGFASDPRPFDLYNPVYLGVTPPDLASYEATRQIQAGMYLQDQMRFGQWIAVAGIRYDKLTNKAEFSPNQQQHATTSRLGLMYELPGGLHPYVTWGTSFNPIFGANMCVGGNFCKPKEGELKEVGFKYNPRPGFAVNGALFDITEKNREVYDENFLIRQIGEARIKGGELEVVGTVAPGLDIIGAYSYTDGRVTQGDFVGSRLEVVPLHQASLWAKQKFSMFGIDGFSIGAGVRYVGESWSTGPDPFGDIQTITTPSFMLYDAMFAWEDAHWRFQINATNLGDKAHVTTCLARGDCFYGSRRTILSSLTYKF; the protein is encoded by the coding sequence ATGCGGGGAAAGAACGAGAATAAGCTTGGTCTCCATGTTGTGTCCGCATTTGGGTTCGCTTTTCTGACGGTGCTGGCAAACAGCGAGGGACAGGCTCAAACCACCAGCATCACGCTCGATCCCATCGATGTTCAAAGCTCGCGGCGCGGCGCGACCCGGTCAGCGCCAGGTGAGCAGGCTCCGGCACCGGCGCAGCAGGACCAGCAATCGCCTTACGGGCCCGGTGAAGGTTATACGGCGTCGCGCAGCGCGACCGGCACAAAGACAGACACGCCGATCAGCGAGATCCCGCAGTCGATCAGCGTCGTGACGCAGGAGGAAATTCGCGATCAGGGCGCGCAAACAGTGCAGGAAGCGCTGCGTTATGTTCCAGGCACATTCGCCGATGCCTATGGTCCGGATTCGCGCGGCGATTATCCGCGTGTGCGCGGTTCCGATCCGAACATCTATCTCGACGGCATGCGCGCGATTAACACCTGGAAGTTCATGGAATGGCGGCCCGATCCGTACACGCTGTCACGCATCGAGGTTTTGCGCGGGCCAGCCTCCGTCTTGTACGGAGACATGACAACCGCCGGTCTTATCAACATGGTGTCGAAGCTGCCGCAGGCATTCAGCCACAATGAGATCGGCGTGCAATATGGCAGCTTCAACCGTAAGCAGGTCCAGTTCGACTCGACCGGCAAGCTGACAACCGATGGTCAATGGCTGTATCGCCTCATCGGCGTGTTCCGCGACAGTGATTATCAGACCGATTACGTCAAAAATGACCGGATTTTGATCCAGCCCGCGATTACATGGAAACCGACAAACGACACATCATGGACGCTGCTTGGCTTCTATCAGAAGGATCTGACCGGTTCGTCCACTGCATTCCTGCCGCATGTCGGCACAGTCTATCCCGGCGCGTTTGGCTTCATTCCCGTCAACCGCTTCGTTGGTGAGCCGGGTTTCGACCGCTATCAGGTTACGACCGGGGCCGCCAGCAGCATATTCGAGCATATGTTCAGCGAAAATTTCAAAATTCGCCAGAGTACGCGTTACATGCATACGAACGGCATGTATCATACGATGTATCCGGATCTAGCGACCTATGATCCAACGACAGGGAAAACCGGCCGTTCGGTCTGGATGGACAATGTCGTCCGTAATAGCATCACGTCGGATACAAATGCGCAGCTTAAATTCTCGACTGGACCTGTCGAACACAAGGTTCTAGCCGGCTTCGACTATCGATTGCTGACCGATAACGGTGAGAATGGCTTTGCGTCTGATCCCCGGCCGTTCGATCTTTACAATCCGGTTTATCTCGGCGTCACGCCGCCGGACCTCGCCTCGTATGAAGCGACACGTCAGATTCAGGCTGGCATGTATCTGCAAGATCAGATGCGCTTTGGTCAGTGGATCGCTGTTGCCGGCATCCGCTATGACAAGCTGACGAACAAGGCGGAGTTCTCGCCTAATCAGCAGCAGCACGCCACCACTAGCCGTCTCGGTCTGATGTATGAACTGCCGGGCGGTCTCCATCCCTATGTGACGTGGGGCACTTCGTTCAATCCGATTTTCGGCGCCAACATGTGTGTGGGTGGCAATTTCTGTAAACCGAAAGAGGGTGAACTGAAGGAGGTGGGGTTCAAGTACAATCCGCGGCCCGGATTTGCCGTAAACGGCGCGTTGTTCGACATCACCGAGAAAAATCGGGAAGTTTACGACGAAAACTTCCTGATCAGGCAGATCGGTGAGGCCCGGATCAAAGGCGGCGAACTCGAAGTCGTCGGCACGGTCGCGCCTGGTCTCGACATCATCGGTGCCTATTCCTATACCGATGGCCGGGTGACGCAGGGTGACTTCGTTGGCAGTCGGCTAGAGGTGGTGCCGCTGCACCAGGCCTCGCTGTGGGCCAAGCAGAAGTTCTCGATGTTCGGTATCGACGGCTTTTCGATCGGCGCCGGCGTCCGCTATGTGGGCGAGTCATGGTCGACCGGCCCGGATCCTTTCGGCGACATTCAAACGATCACGACGCCCAGTTTCATGCTTTACGACGCCATGTTTGCATGGGAAGACGCGCACTGGCGGTTCCAGATCAATGCGACGAATCTTGGCGATAAGGCCCACGTGACGACCTGTCTTGCGCGTGGTGATTGTTTCTACGGATCGCGTCGCACTATTCTGTCCAGCCTCACCTATAAGTTCTAA